The proteins below come from a single Sphingomonas carotinifaciens genomic window:
- a CDS encoding PepSY-associated TM helix domain-containing protein, translating into MRTLSLLHRWIGAIGGLLLAMLGLTGTLLVWRDDLTFVAHAGDPVRPDLATLARIATTLAEGSRPVDRITFAGDGLGVHQVIFADGGGAYLSQAGETVARWSSSWQRPELWMFDLHHQLLIGDVGEAVTGVAGLIGLFLVVTGIILWWRTRSRFQFRLWPTTMKPGAIVHHHRDMGVVTAPLLIVSLVTGALMVFPVLGGPLLAESRPRPPSVASVQERNARADLTPLLVRAASMFPGAELRRLQWPRKAGAPLVLRLRQSFEWTPNGRTFVYADPSTLAIVGRAHPATRDAAASIREKLYPVHAAKTGGILWKLAMSVSGLALALLGSLAIYGFGRTQWNIGQAKRKKRRRR; encoded by the coding sequence ATGCGCACGCTATCGCTGCTTCACCGCTGGATCGGCGCGATCGGCGGCCTGTTGCTGGCCATGCTGGGGCTGACGGGAACGCTGCTGGTATGGCGAGACGACCTGACGTTCGTGGCGCATGCCGGCGATCCCGTCCGTCCCGATCTCGCGACCCTGGCGCGGATTGCGACGACGCTAGCGGAGGGATCACGACCGGTCGACCGCATCACCTTTGCCGGCGATGGCCTGGGCGTCCATCAGGTCATCTTCGCGGACGGTGGCGGCGCCTATCTGAGCCAGGCTGGTGAGACGGTCGCGCGCTGGTCCTCCTCGTGGCAGCGGCCCGAGCTATGGATGTTTGACCTGCACCACCAGTTATTGATCGGCGATGTCGGCGAAGCTGTGACGGGTGTCGCCGGTCTGATCGGTCTGTTCTTAGTCGTGACGGGGATCATCCTGTGGTGGCGGACGCGCAGTCGCTTTCAGTTTCGGCTCTGGCCGACAACGATGAAGCCCGGCGCGATCGTCCATCACCATCGCGACATGGGTGTCGTAACCGCACCGCTGCTGATCGTATCGCTGGTGACGGGGGCGCTGATGGTCTTTCCTGTACTCGGTGGCCCGCTCCTGGCGGAATCACGTCCGCGACCGCCGAGCGTCGCCTCGGTCCAAGAGCGAAATGCTCGCGCGGATCTGACGCCGTTGCTCGTCAGGGCCGCCAGCATGTTTCCGGGTGCCGAACTTCGCCGGCTGCAATGGCCTCGAAAGGCAGGCGCGCCCCTCGTGCTGCGACTTCGCCAATCGTTCGAATGGACACCCAACGGGCGAACATTCGTCTATGCCGATCCGTCCACGCTCGCGATTGTCGGCCGCGCCCATCCGGCGACGCGTGACGCTGCGGCCTCCATCCGCGAGAAGCTCTATCCGGTCCATGCTGCCAAGACCGGCGGTATCCTATGGAAACTGGCGATGAGTGTCTCCGGCCTTGCGCTAGCACTGCTCGGTAGCCTTGCCATTTACGGGTTCGGGCGAACGCAGTGGAATATCGGTCAAGCGAAACGCAAGAAGCGGAGAAGACGCTGA
- a CDS encoding arylsulfatase translates to MSRIRFLAAAAIPALIVSVCATATAAPAQAPAPQGAPNFLVIVADDLGWSDLGAFGGEIATPNLDALALSGVRFTGFHTAPTCSPTRSMLMSGVDNHEAGLGTMAELLSDATRGRPGYEGYLNDRVASIAELLHAGGYATVMAGKWHLGLTPDREPAARGFEHSFALLQGLSNHFGADQNEGWAKAGLAPSYRDDGKPAAFPVGSFSADYFADRLIGYLDAAAKAGDRRPFFAYLPFTAPHWPLQAPDETIARYKGRYDQGYEALRAARLARQKQLGLVPADAVAHVTEQVRPWASLSAGERAIEARKMEVYAAMVDRMDQNVGRVIAALKAQGRYDDTIILFFSDNGPEGNAIEAPSPRFKVARPGDTPPPGGPDAPQAPDPALGIDNSLANIGKPTSYVGYGPGWAQANSVPSWLVKGYTTEGGIRVSAFAAGKGVSGGGGRIATANLDVRDVAPTLLDYAGLKQPAQFAGHAILPHEGRSLRPVLSGGAAAVRSPTDTLGYELFFRRALRKGDWKVVYLPAGTNRYTRKGVSTGRWQLFDLAADPGETRDLATEQPARLAELVAAYDGYARAKGVVPLPAADPAPATPPGARP, encoded by the coding sequence ATGAGCCGCATTCGATTTCTGGCAGCCGCCGCTATTCCGGCCCTGATTGTGTCCGTCTGCGCCACTGCGACGGCTGCGCCGGCCCAAGCACCGGCGCCGCAGGGCGCGCCCAATTTCCTCGTCATCGTCGCCGACGATCTCGGCTGGTCGGACCTGGGTGCGTTCGGCGGTGAGATCGCGACCCCGAACCTCGATGCGCTGGCGCTGTCGGGCGTTCGCTTCACGGGCTTTCACACCGCGCCGACCTGCTCGCCAACCCGGTCGATGCTGATGAGCGGGGTCGACAATCACGAGGCTGGACTGGGAACGATGGCCGAGCTGCTGAGCGATGCCACGCGCGGCCGGCCCGGTTACGAGGGCTATCTCAACGACCGGGTCGCCTCGATCGCGGAGCTGTTGCACGCGGGCGGCTATGCGACGGTAATGGCGGGCAAGTGGCACCTGGGCCTGACCCCCGATCGCGAGCCGGCGGCGCGCGGGTTTGAGCACAGCTTCGCGCTGCTCCAGGGACTGTCCAATCATTTCGGCGCCGACCAGAACGAGGGCTGGGCCAAGGCGGGGCTCGCTCCCAGCTATCGCGACGACGGCAAGCCGGCCGCATTCCCGGTCGGGAGCTTCTCCGCCGACTATTTCGCCGATCGGCTGATCGGCTATCTCGACGCCGCGGCGAAGGCGGGGGACCGGCGGCCCTTCTTCGCCTATCTGCCCTTCACTGCGCCGCACTGGCCGCTCCAGGCGCCGGACGAGACAATTGCGCGGTACAAGGGCCGCTACGACCAGGGTTACGAGGCGCTGCGCGCCGCGCGACTGGCGCGGCAGAAGCAGCTGGGCCTGGTGCCGGCCGACGCGGTCGCGCACGTCACCGAGCAGGTCCGCCCCTGGGCGTCGCTGAGCGCCGGGGAGCGGGCGATTGAGGCGCGCAAGATGGAGGTCTATGCGGCGATGGTCGACCGGATGGACCAGAATGTCGGCCGAGTGATCGCTGCCTTGAAAGCGCAGGGCCGCTACGACGACACCATCATCCTGTTCTTCTCCGACAACGGGCCGGAGGGCAACGCGATCGAGGCGCCGAGCCCGCGGTTCAAGGTCGCCAGGCCGGGCGACACGCCGCCACCTGGCGGTCCGGACGCGCCGCAGGCGCCCGATCCCGCGCTCGGCATCGACAACAGCTTGGCCAATATCGGCAAGCCAACCAGCTATGTCGGCTATGGCCCCGGCTGGGCGCAGGCCAATTCGGTGCCGTCCTGGCTGGTCAAGGGCTATACGACCGAGGGCGGCATCCGCGTCAGTGCCTTCGCCGCGGGCAAGGGCGTGAGCGGCGGCGGCGGACGCATCGCCACCGCCAATCTCGACGTGCGCGACGTGGCACCGACGCTGCTCGACTATGCCGGGTTGAAACAGCCCGCGCAGTTCGCCGGCCACGCGATCCTGCCGCACGAGGGGCGTAGCCTGCGTCCGGTCCTGTCCGGCGGCGCTGCCGCGGTGCGCAGCCCGACGGATACGCTCGGTTACGAACTCTTCTTCCGTCGTGCGCTGCGCAAGGGCGATTGGAAGGTGGTGTATTTGCCGGCCGGCACCAATCGCTACACGCGCAAGGGCGTTAGCACCGGCCGCTGGCAGCTGTTCGACCTTGCGGCCGATCCCGGCGAGACGCGCGATCTCGCGACGGAACAGCCGGCGCGGCTTGCCGAACTGGTCGCGGCCTATGACGGCTATGCCAGGGCCAAGGGGGTGGTGCCGCTGCCGGCTGCCGATCCGGCACCGGCAACGCCGCCGGGCGCGCGGCCGTGA
- a CDS encoding TonB-dependent receptor, protein MPHRIRRAGRAALLLGAAFAAMPAVAQEASIIADQGSGSTAAETAGGGAEAGAGEDILVTARRRTEKSQDVPIAINAFGAAQIESTRTYNLRDLQQLTPSLVVTNTNPRNTSINIRGLGNNVAVYNDGLEPAVGVYLDGVYLARPGQTVFDLADLERIEVLRGPQGTLFGKNTSAGAVVVTTKQPTFDFEGGGDVSIGNYDFRQLHAYISGPLTDTLAARLFVSKTDRDGFTLNHFDGRYGQSFHDLNLRGQLLYKPTDRLTLRIIGDWGRQSSFTASSILLGAIRSYANGTNFVNNYYDRAARLGYTPVPADPRLRTTDVDADPRYRMNQHGLNVTTDLDLGAATLTSVTAYRAWNWYPHNDGDSTSLDAGADFHQSNEQKQVSQELRVASNGDRRVDYVAGLYYLYQSIEAEAVNLYGIRAADWFLPPTTNAAVGAAALNGYNVVSHSRPVTDSYAAFAQTVWHVVPGVDLTTGLRYTYETKSGYFDQGATGASLVALTPAQQAAAQTIRSRYGIANYYQAETKAGRLSGQATLSWKVAEPLLTYVTYARGNKFGGLNLANITTTGQFAANPVIRPETIDSYEAGAKTTWAGGRVTANIAAFWTDVKDYQTTIVDIERNGVSFFTNAAKVRTRGFEADLRAAPTRWLSLYASGTYDDARYISYANAPCPIEITGQAICNLSGRPLPGVSKWAASTGGEVRTPLGLTGAHDTEMYLGSDYSYRSATNTSASLSRYSAIPSYDLINIRFGIRTLNGLFDIQFWGRNITNSTYFLSRGAANTGAITGTLGDPRTYGATLRTKF, encoded by the coding sequence ATGCCGCATCGCATTCGCCGCGCAGGCCGCGCCGCCCTCCTTCTCGGTGCAGCATTCGCCGCCATGCCGGCCGTCGCGCAGGAGGCGTCTATCATTGCCGATCAGGGCTCGGGCAGCACAGCCGCCGAGACGGCGGGGGGCGGCGCGGAGGCCGGTGCCGGCGAGGATATCCTCGTCACCGCCCGTCGCCGCACCGAGAAGAGCCAGGACGTGCCGATCGCGATCAACGCGTTCGGCGCCGCGCAAATCGAATCGACACGCACCTACAATCTTCGCGACCTGCAGCAGCTGACCCCCAGCCTAGTCGTCACCAACACCAATCCGCGCAATACCAGCATCAACATCCGCGGGCTGGGCAACAACGTCGCCGTCTATAATGACGGGCTGGAGCCGGCGGTCGGCGTCTATCTCGACGGCGTCTATCTGGCGCGCCCCGGCCAGACCGTGTTCGACCTAGCCGACCTGGAGCGGATCGAGGTGCTGCGCGGGCCGCAGGGCACGTTGTTCGGCAAGAACACCTCGGCGGGCGCGGTGGTGGTGACAACCAAACAGCCGACCTTCGATTTCGAGGGCGGCGGCGACGTCAGCATCGGCAATTACGATTTCCGCCAGTTGCACGCCTACATCTCCGGCCCGCTGACCGATACGCTAGCGGCGCGGCTGTTCGTGTCGAAGACCGATCGCGACGGCTTCACGCTCAACCACTTCGACGGGCGCTATGGCCAGAGCTTCCACGACCTGAATCTACGCGGGCAGCTGCTCTACAAGCCTACCGACCGGCTGACGCTGCGCATCATTGGCGACTGGGGACGGCAGAGTTCCTTCACCGCCAGCAGCATTCTGCTGGGCGCGATCCGCAGTTATGCCAACGGCACGAACTTCGTGAACAACTATTACGACCGCGCCGCCCGCCTGGGCTACACGCCCGTTCCCGCCGATCCGCGACTGCGGACGACCGACGTCGACGCCGATCCGCGCTATCGGATGAACCAGCACGGCCTCAACGTGACGACCGATCTGGATCTGGGCGCGGCGACGCTGACCTCGGTCACCGCCTATCGCGCGTGGAACTGGTACCCGCATAACGACGGGGACAGCACCAGCCTGGATGCCGGCGCCGATTTCCACCAGAGCAACGAGCAAAAACAGGTCAGCCAGGAACTGCGCGTCGCCTCCAACGGCGACCGCCGCGTTGATTACGTCGCTGGCCTCTACTATCTCTACCAGTCGATCGAGGCAGAGGCGGTGAACCTCTATGGCATCCGCGCAGCCGACTGGTTCCTGCCGCCGACGACCAATGCGGCCGTCGGCGCCGCGGCACTGAATGGCTACAACGTCGTCAGCCACTCGCGCCCGGTCACCGACAGCTATGCCGCCTTCGCGCAGACGGTGTGGCACGTCGTGCCCGGCGTCGATCTGACCACCGGCCTGCGCTACACCTACGAGACGAAATCCGGGTATTTCGACCAGGGCGCGACCGGCGCCTCGCTCGTCGCGCTGACGCCGGCGCAGCAGGCGGCGGCGCAGACGATCCGCTCGCGCTACGGCATCGCCAATTATTACCAGGCGGAGACGAAGGCAGGTCGCCTGTCGGGCCAGGCGACGCTGTCGTGGAAGGTCGCCGAACCGCTTCTGACCTATGTCACCTATGCGCGCGGTAACAAGTTCGGCGGCCTGAATTTGGCTAACATCACCACGACCGGTCAGTTCGCCGCCAACCCCGTCATCCGCCCAGAGACGATCGACAGCTACGAGGCCGGCGCGAAGACGACCTGGGCGGGCGGGCGCGTGACAGCCAACATCGCCGCCTTCTGGACCGACGTGAAGGATTACCAGACCACCATCGTCGATATCGAGCGCAACGGCGTCAGCTTCTTCACCAACGCGGCCAAGGTCCGCACCCGTGGGTTCGAGGCGGACTTGCGCGCCGCGCCGACGCGCTGGCTCAGCCTTTACGCCTCGGGCACCTACGACGATGCGCGCTACATCTCCTACGCCAATGCGCCCTGCCCGATCGAGATCACCGGCCAAGCGATCTGCAACCTGAGCGGGCGGCCGCTGCCGGGCGTGTCCAAATGGGCGGCCTCCACGGGCGGCGAGGTGCGGACGCCACTAGGCCTGACTGGGGCGCACGATACCGAAATGTATCTAGGATCCGACTACAGCTATCGCTCGGCGACCAACACCAGCGCGAGCCTCAGCCGCTATTCCGCCATCCCGTCCTATGACCTGATTAATATCCGTTTCGGCATCCGCACGCTGAACGGCCTGTTCGACATCCAGTTCTGGGGCCGCAACATCACCAACTCGACTTATTTTCTTTCGCGCGGCGCGGCCAATACCGGCGCGATCACCGGCACTCTGGGTGATCCGCGCACCTATGGAGCGACGCTGCGAACGAAATTCTAG
- a CDS encoding ImmA/IrrE family metallo-endopeptidase: MTSLSPAERLLQDLGITEPDEIDVEVIAWSVGAWVRYRALPQGDARIVGMVDRAIITVDDRASRVRQRFSVAHELGHWHHHRGQRLICHDASGNAPDHTCERDADRYAAELLMPCSMLVPWMAEAPMSVALMDSVARLFQVSRLAAALRLADIHAGRFALIVDEPDGRRWFKRSPALPRGWHLRLDVSTGKEGSEPVSQPKQWSVPAQRHFRGRNLSGIRLHCETLHAASGQRLTLITVPV, encoded by the coding sequence ATGACGAGCCTGTCGCCAGCGGAACGGCTGCTCCAGGATCTTGGCATCACCGAACCGGATGAGATCGACGTCGAGGTGATCGCCTGGTCCGTCGGCGCGTGGGTTCGCTATCGCGCGCTGCCGCAAGGTGATGCACGGATCGTCGGCATGGTCGACCGGGCCATCATCACGGTCGATGATAGGGCAAGCCGCGTGCGGCAACGCTTCTCGGTCGCGCACGAGCTTGGCCATTGGCACCATCATCGCGGCCAGCGGCTGATCTGCCATGATGCGTCAGGAAATGCGCCGGACCACACTTGCGAGCGAGACGCCGACCGCTACGCCGCCGAACTGCTGATGCCGTGCTCCATGCTCGTGCCGTGGATGGCGGAAGCGCCGATGTCGGTCGCGCTGATGGACAGTGTTGCCCGGCTTTTTCAGGTGAGCAGATTAGCGGCAGCGCTGCGACTGGCCGACATCCACGCTGGCCGGTTCGCCCTCATTGTTGATGAGCCGGACGGGCGTCGTTGGTTCAAGCGATCGCCCGCTTTGCCCAGAGGGTGGCATTTGCGGCTGGATGTCTCGACGGGTAAAGAAGGCAGCGAACCCGTATCCCAACCGAAGCAATGGTCGGTGCCTGCCCAACGTCATTTTCGTGGTCGAAACCTGAGCGGCATACGGCTCCATTGCGAAACGCTTCACGCTGCCTCAGGGCAAAGGCTGACCCTCATCACTGTCCCAGTGTAA
- a CDS encoding low molecular weight protein tyrosine phosphatase family protein, with the protein MRHPRIRTVLFVCSQNRLRSPTAEQVFSCREDLEMDSAGTNHNADNPLTAELIAWADVIFVMEKAHRNKLLPRYRAALGGKRVICLDILDDYDFMQPELVQLPKTKVSRHLPAM; encoded by the coding sequence TTGAGGCATCCCCGCATTCGGACGGTGCTGTTCGTGTGCAGTCAGAACAGGCTGCGCAGCCCCACCGCCGAACAGGTGTTCTCGTGCCGGGAGGATCTGGAGATGGACTCTGCCGGCACCAATCACAACGCCGACAATCCGCTCACGGCCGAGTTAATCGCATGGGCCGACGTGATCTTCGTCATGGAGAAGGCGCATCGCAACAAGCTGCTGCCACGCTACCGGGCGGCTCTCGGGGGCAAACGCGTGATCTGCCTCGACATACTGGACGACTACGACTTCATGCAGCCCGAACTCGTCCAGCTACCGAAGACCAAGGTGAGCCGCCACTTGCCTGCGATGTAA
- a CDS encoding SUMF1/EgtB/PvdO family nonheme iron enzyme: MAAGTVLLGEDGPGRSGEATRVDAFWIDAHEVTNRQFADFVAATGHVTRAERDGASALFVSPTERVSLNDASRWWRFVKGADWRHPEGPGSDLAGKADVPVVHVDRDDAAAYARWAGGTLPSSAQWEHAARGAQHAGRDPLSWAFKNGKPRANVWEGVFPIRDTGDDGYAGIAPVGCFEPNDLGIYDMVGNVWEWVAGNAAMGLVKGGSFLCAMNYCANFRPAAYQAQERDLPTSHIGFRVVYTKPTDEVRS, translated from the coding sequence GTGGCGGCAGGAACCGTCCTGCTGGGCGAGGATGGTCCGGGTCGTTCGGGCGAGGCGACTAGGGTCGATGCCTTCTGGATCGATGCGCACGAAGTGACCAATCGCCAGTTCGCCGACTTCGTCGCGGCGACCGGGCATGTCACGCGCGCTGAGCGAGACGGCGCCTCGGCGCTGTTCGTGTCGCCCACCGAGCGTGTATCCCTCAACGATGCGTCGCGCTGGTGGCGGTTCGTCAAGGGCGCGGACTGGCGGCATCCGGAGGGGCCCGGCAGCGACTTGGCTGGCAAGGCGGATGTCCCAGTCGTCCATGTCGATCGCGATGATGCGGCTGCCTATGCCCGTTGGGCCGGAGGCACGCTGCCCAGCAGCGCGCAGTGGGAACACGCCGCCCGCGGCGCCCAGCACGCGGGGCGCGACCCACTGAGTTGGGCGTTCAAGAACGGCAAGCCGCGCGCCAATGTATGGGAAGGCGTATTCCCGATCCGCGACACCGGCGATGACGGCTATGCCGGTATCGCGCCGGTGGGTTGCTTCGAGCCGAACGACCTGGGCATCTACGACATGGTCGGCAATGTCTGGGAATGGGTCGCAGGCAACGCCGCGATGGGGCTGGTGAAGGGCGGCAGCTTTCTTTGCGCGATGAACTATTGCGCCAATTTCCGCCCCGCTGCCTACCAGGCGCAGGAACGTGACTTGCCGACATCGCACATCGGATTTCGAGTGGTCTACACCAAGCCTACTGATGAAGTTCGATCTTAG
- a CDS encoding phytanoyl-CoA dioxygenase family protein, with amino-acid sequence MLSAVCRSADLTLNDDGAQLFAQALDEGTCGRLETALVALPTSRPGVRIGEGRQLRPFLGNAGPIGVIAVSALGEQARPVRAILFDKTAERNWALGWHQDRTIVVEERIDTEGYGPWTVKSGLIQVEPPFEILERMVTLRVHLDAIDERNAPLRIVPGSHRLGRLPEAEIGRVVTTLGERLCLAERGDVWLYATSIVHASLAADPPRRRRVLQIDFSADATPGPLAWRGV; translated from the coding sequence ATGCTCTCAGCCGTCTGCCGCTCCGCTGACCTTACCCTCAACGATGATGGCGCCCAGCTGTTCGCGCAAGCTCTGGACGAAGGTACGTGCGGTCGCCTCGAGACTGCCTTGGTCGCGCTGCCGACGAGCAGGCCGGGCGTGCGGATAGGGGAGGGGCGGCAGCTGCGACCCTTCCTTGGTAACGCTGGACCGATTGGCGTGATCGCGGTGTCTGCGCTTGGGGAACAGGCTCGCCCCGTACGTGCAATCTTGTTCGACAAGACCGCAGAGAGGAACTGGGCGCTCGGCTGGCACCAAGACCGCACGATCGTCGTCGAGGAGCGTATCGACACGGAGGGGTACGGTCCGTGGACGGTGAAGTCCGGGCTGATCCAGGTGGAGCCGCCATTCGAGATACTCGAGCGCATGGTGACGCTGCGCGTGCACCTGGATGCGATTGACGAGCGCAACGCGCCGCTACGCATCGTGCCCGGCTCGCATAGATTGGGGCGCCTGCCCGAAGCAGAGATCGGACGAGTTGTGACTACCTTAGGCGAGCGGCTCTGTCTTGCCGAACGGGGTGATGTTTGGCTCTACGCCACGTCAATCGTTCACGCCTCGCTAGCGGCCGATCCGCCTCGACGGCGTCGCGTCCTCCAAATCGACTTCTCGGCTGACGCGACCCCAGGCCCGCTCGCCTGGCGCGGCGTGTAG
- a CDS encoding tyrosine-type recombinase/integrase: MTTSPTEAPVTPLRQRMLDDMAMRSMRARTQHDYVRHVRAFAAFLKRSPDTATAEDVRRFQAHQREHGTSESVIGATVSALRFLFGVTLDRPDLSRKLVLAPRPRKLPDVLSVDEAGRLLEAAPGIKYRAALGVAYGARLRVSEVAHLKADDIDSRRMLIRIEKGKGRKDRNAMLSPQLLELLRLWWREGKRRSVLLPHGWLFPSRSYTDPISTRQLHRAVCEAAEAAGIRKRVSPHTLRHSFATHLLEQDVNIRVIQVLLGHSKLETTALYTKVATRTIRAVTGPLDQLMALMDDRTPAG; this comes from the coding sequence ATGACGACGTCACCGACCGAAGCACCTGTCACCCCGCTGCGTCAGCGAATGCTCGACGACATGGCGATGCGTTCGATGCGGGCGCGGACGCAGCATGACTATGTCCGCCACGTTCGCGCCTTCGCGGCGTTCCTTAAACGCTCGCCGGATACCGCAACGGCAGAGGATGTACGGCGCTTCCAGGCCCACCAGCGCGAGCACGGCACCAGCGAGTCCGTTATCGGCGCCACGGTATCGGCGCTGCGCTTCCTGTTCGGGGTGACGCTCGACCGGCCCGACCTGTCGCGCAAGCTGGTGCTGGCGCCGCGGCCCCGGAAACTGCCGGATGTACTGAGCGTCGATGAGGCCGGACGGCTGCTGGAGGCGGCACCGGGCATCAAGTACCGGGCCGCGCTCGGCGTGGCATACGGCGCCCGCCTGCGCGTGTCGGAGGTGGCGCACCTCAAGGCCGACGACATCGACAGCAGGCGGATGCTCATCCGCATTGAGAAGGGCAAGGGTCGCAAGGACCGCAATGCGATGCTGTCGCCGCAACTGCTTGAGCTGCTGCGGCTCTGGTGGCGTGAGGGAAAGCGGCGCAGTGTCCTGCTACCGCACGGCTGGTTGTTCCCGAGCCGCAGCTACACCGACCCGATCTCGACCCGGCAGCTGCACCGCGCCGTTTGCGAAGCGGCCGAGGCAGCGGGCATCCGCAAGCGCGTCAGTCCACACACGTTGCGGCACAGTTTCGCGACGCATCTGCTCGAACAGGACGTCAACATCCGCGTCATCCAGGTGCTGCTCGGGCACAGCAAGCTCGAGACCACCGCGCTCTACACCAAGGTCGCGACGCGCACGATCCGCGCGGTGACCGGGCCGCTCGACCAGTTGATGGCGCTGATGGACGACAGGACGCCGGCCGGGTGA
- a CDS encoding TonB-dependent receptor, with protein sequence MKLVLGALAVSVIWVTGASAQETRDGGEPLDSRREDIVVTAARTNLPASALPLTVDLIDRETLSRQVTVSGSVVDAVSALLPAFSPTREKITGVGETLRGRSPLYAINGIPQTTPIRDGARDGYTIDPFFIDRIEVIYGSNALQGIGATGGVVNQVTVRAPRENGWSGRALLQGNSGDDFSGASLGGKVAGVVNFRSGRFDATGGIAFERRGAFLDGRGRRIGYDGNQSEIQDTDTLSFFGRVGVDVSDTARFEVIANRFRLQGNNHYVPVEGSRARGIPATTRRGETPGQPSTGVAQMVSASLTDGDLAGGAFTLQGFYNRTSDTFAGGILATFQDARIAPVGTLFEQSRNVSRKLGGKVSYERAVPGLEALTLTAGFDALLDRTAQTLVQTDRVWVPQTDFRSLAPFGQANLRLFNGIVRLAGGVRYENVRLDVPDYTTLATSGSRFVTGGKPAFDRALWNGGVVLEPMKGIRAYGSYAEGYTIADIGRVLRGISQPNVRIDGFLNLTPVISNNREVGVEVTQGPLVASATYYWSSSEAGQVLVRNDDGIFNVNRQPVDIEGLELNLDVRMPLPGLKIGTGYSHVTGRTDTNADGALDADLDGANISPDRLNLNLDYSSGRFSARAQGRWYLSRRFQGQPIANDFVGYRLFDAYVAYELPVGRVMLSVQNLGNTDYVTYYSDTQGPTDNARFYTGRGRNFTLSWQAGF encoded by the coding sequence CGATCGCGAGACGCTGTCACGTCAGGTCACGGTGTCTGGATCGGTGGTCGACGCGGTGTCGGCGCTGCTGCCCGCCTTCTCGCCCACGCGCGAGAAGATCACCGGCGTCGGCGAGACGTTGCGCGGTCGCTCACCGCTCTATGCCATCAACGGCATCCCGCAGACCACGCCGATCCGCGATGGTGCGCGCGACGGCTATACGATCGACCCCTTCTTCATCGACCGTATTGAGGTCATCTACGGTTCCAACGCGCTTCAGGGGATCGGCGCAACGGGCGGGGTCGTCAACCAAGTCACGGTGCGCGCGCCCCGGGAAAACGGCTGGAGCGGTCGAGCGCTTCTTCAGGGCAACAGCGGCGACGACTTCTCGGGTGCTTCACTTGGCGGCAAGGTCGCCGGCGTCGTCAATTTTCGCAGCGGACGGTTCGACGCCACCGGCGGCATCGCTTTCGAACGACGCGGAGCATTTCTGGACGGCCGCGGCAGGCGCATCGGCTATGATGGCAACCAAAGCGAGATACAGGACACCGATACGCTGTCCTTCTTCGGTCGCGTCGGCGTCGATGTGTCGGATACCGCCCGGTTCGAGGTCATCGCCAACCGCTTCCGGCTGCAAGGCAACAACCATTATGTGCCGGTAGAGGGCAGCCGTGCACGCGGCATCCCCGCGACGACCCGCCGCGGCGAAACGCCGGGACAGCCTTCCACCGGTGTCGCGCAGATGGTGTCGGCATCACTGACGGACGGCGATCTCGCAGGCGGCGCGTTCACGTTGCAGGGCTTCTACAACCGCACGAGCGACACCTTCGCGGGCGGCATCCTCGCAACCTTCCAGGATGCGCGGATCGCACCGGTCGGCACACTGTTCGAGCAATCGCGCAACGTGTCGCGCAAACTGGGCGGCAAGGTGAGCTACGAGCGCGCTGTTCCCGGTTTGGAAGCGCTGACGCTTACCGCGGGGTTCGACGCACTGTTGGACCGCACTGCGCAGACACTGGTGCAGACGGATCGGGTATGGGTGCCGCAGACCGATTTCCGCAGCCTTGCCCCGTTCGGTCAGGCCAACCTCAGGTTGTTCAACGGCATCGTCCGGCTGGCGGGCGGCGTGCGGTACGAAAATGTGCGGCTCGACGTACCCGACTATACGACGCTGGCGACATCCGGCTCGCGCTTCGTCACCGGCGGCAAGCCGGCGTTCGACCGCGCCTTGTGGAACGGTGGCGTCGTGTTGGAGCCGATGAAGGGCATCCGTGCCTATGGCAGCTATGCGGAGGGCTATACAATCGCCGACATCGGCCGTGTGTTGCGCGGGATCAGCCAGCCGAACGTGCGGATCGACGGGTTCCTCAACCTGACGCCGGTCATCTCAAACAACCGCGAGGTGGGCGTCGAGGTGACGCAAGGCCCGCTTGTCGCCAGCGCCACCTATTACTGGTCGTCGAGCGAGGCGGGACAGGTGCTGGTCCGCAATGACGACGGCATCTTCAACGTCAACCGTCAGCCGGTCGACATCGAGGGGCTGGAGCTAAACCTCGATGTTCGCATGCCATTGCCCGGCCTGAAGATCGGGACCGGCTACAGCCACGTCACTGGCCGGACGGACACCAACGCGGACGGTGCGCTCGACGCCGATCTCGACGGCGCCAACATCTCGCCCGACCGTCTGAACCTCAACCTCGACTATAGCAGCGGTCGCTTCAGCGCGCGTGCGCAGGGGCGCTGGTATTTATCACGCCGGTTTCAGGGGCAGCCGATCGCCAACGATTTCGTCGGCTACCGTTTGTTCGATGCCTATGTCGCCTACGAGCTGCCGGTCGGCCGGGTGATGCTGAGTGTCCAGAACCTGGGCAATACCGACTACGTCACCTATTACAGCGATACGCAGGGGCCAACCGACAATGCCCGCTTCTACACCGGGCGGGGCCGCAATTTCACGCTGAGCTGGCAAGCTGGTTTCTGA